From the Lathyrus oleraceus cultivar Zhongwan6 chromosome 4, CAAS_Psat_ZW6_1.0, whole genome shotgun sequence genome, one window contains:
- the LOC127135940 gene encoding uncharacterized protein LOC127135940: MVNIMRDKAMTTSTKINQLLAGGKVRIGTREYDALHQCADSYKQIATSDYRRIRANLPRGDPKVSLGIANGVLWKVGKCEVSFNGKSGDATPLTHENDEMTLVVSIAADIVDSFISAN, encoded by the coding sequence ATGGTTAATATAATGAGAGACAAAGCAATGACTACCTCAACAAAAATCAATCAACTTCTTGCAGGGGGTAAAGTTCGTATTGGCACTCGCGAATACGATGCACTTCATCAATGTGCTGATTCATACAAACAAATTGCAACATCTGATTATCGAAGAATCCGTGCAAATTTACCCAGAGGAGATCCTAAAGTTTCATTAGGTATTGCAAATGGTGTGTTATGGAAAGTCGGTAAATGTGAGGTGAGCTTTAATGGGAAATCAGGTGATGCCACACCCCTCACTCATGAGAATGATGAGATGACACTTGTAGTAAGCATAGCAGCGGACATTGTCGATTCATTCATTTCTGCAAACTAG